The Chryseobacterium sp. JV274 sequence CTTTTTCATAAATCTATCTTCTTAAATTATTGTTTATATTTTTAGTTTTAATTCGATGGGTTTATCTTTCGATCATTGTGTGTCAGGTCATTTTTGCTTCTTTTTAGACAGCATCCATTCATAAAGCAGCGGATTTGAATAGGCAGAATCCCACGAGTTATGATTATCATTCGGGAAAATAACCAATTCCGCAGATGGATTTACGGGATGCAGTTTTTGATAAAAATTAAAAGCATTGGCAGGCAGAACAATATCATCCATTCCGCCATGAAATATTTTCATATTCAAATCCTTAAACTGATTAATATTGGCCGTCATTACCTGATCTGTAGGAGCGCAGACTGAAGCTACCGCTGCAAACATTTCAGGATGCTCCATGGCCAGCTTCAAAGTTCCCCATCCTCCCATAGAAAGTCCTGTAAGGTAAATACGGGAAGCATCAATTTTATATTTTTTCTGAATTTCCTTGATCAGATTATAAACGGTAACGGTATCCCACCATGATCCCTCCGGACATTGAGGTGCCAGAATAGCAACGGGTTCTTTGATCAGGTTTTTATAGGTAAACGGGCTGTGTGCCTTTACCAGATCAAGATTATTTCCGCGCTCTCCTGAACCGTGAAGAAAAACAATCAAAGGCACATTCCCTTTCGCATTCTGAGGATAGTCCAGAATGTAGGATATTTTTTCCTGCCTTTTAATTTCTTGATTCAGTTCTGCTTTTATTTCCTGTCCGCTCAGCTGTAATGAGAACGGCAGCAGTAAAAGAGGAATATATTTCAGTTTTAGTTTCATATTATTAAGTTTTGGCTAAAGCCATGGATTTGAATCTTTTTATTTTTAAACGGGCTAAAGCCCGTTTCTATTGAATTTACTTAATTCCATATTTAGCTGACTGGAAACTTAATTTTTTCAATCCCTGCTGAATTTCAGGAGCATTCATAAACAGCTTCCAAAGGAATCCTGATCTGTAGTTTTCGATCATTGGAGCTATTGTTCCCTGATCTATCGCCAGATATCTTGGTGTAAACCAGTTGTCGTAATTGACTGAAGTAGCATCATAAGGTCCCGCAGATCCTATGAATTCAGGTTTTTGGGTATAAATGAATCTCAGGAAAGCCATTGATTCTTTCGGAGTGTAGGGAAAACTACTCAATGCGGCTGTAGGTGTTATCACACCGTTGTCATTATTACCCGGCATATGAGCTGTATAACCAGTGCTTCCATCCTCATTTCTGGTATAACCGGCTGTAAGTCCCCAGTAGTTAGGTCCATAACCTTTCCATTGTTTTGGGTTTTCAACACAGTATTTGTAGTCGATAAGGGTTTGATTTTTATTGATGTCAAAGTAGTTTTTTACAAGCTTATCAGATAAGCCTGTAGGATCTAGTCCGATATATGAATATTGAGCCCAGAAAAGAGGTCCACCATATTCTTCAGCGTAGTTGTGTTTTACATACAAAGGTAATCCGTATTTTGTTTTGTCTGTAAGGTAGGTTCCGTTTCTCGTCCAGCCTTTATAATACGTTTCTGCATCAATGGAATATGTAGGTGAAGATGCGGCCAGAATATAGGTAATAAGACATTCATTATATCCTTCCAGAGGAAAATTCATTTCCCATTGGTATTCCGGTGACCAGTGCCAGTAAAGAACTTTTTCGCCTCCTTTGGTATACCAGTTCCACTGAATTCCTTTCCATAGTTCATCACATTTTGCAGCCAGTGCTTTTTCTTCTGCATTTCCGTTTTTAAAGTATTCACGGACCATCAGTATTCCCGAAGTAAGGAATGCGGTTTCCACAAGATCTCCGCCATTATCTTTTTTGCCAAAAGGAACCGTCTTTCCGGTTTCCCCATTGATCCAGTGTGGCCAGGCTCCTTTGTGACGGTCTGCCTTGGCCAGGAAATCCATGATATGAGTAAGCCTTTTTACCGCTTCTTTTCTCGGAACAAATCCTCTTTCTGTTCCCACAAGAATAGTTGCCAGCCCAAAGCCTGAACCTCCTGTAGTGATAACATGTTTATCATTATCCGGATAGATATTATCTTCGTGATAACGCTCTCTTCCTAACATTGAATTAGGTTCTGCATAATCCCAGAAATATTTCAGAGCATCTTTTTGTACTCTATCCATAAGCTGTTCATCAGTAATATTACTTTTTACAGCTTCAATTTTTCCAACTTCCTGTTTTGCTGCAGGAGCATTTTTACAGGAATACACAAAAAATAAAGAGGTGACAGCAATTGATAATACGTTCCTTTTCATGAGATCTCTTGTTATAGGTTCTAAAAGAAGAGGAGAACTTTCATTCTCCTCTAATGTTTATGATTTATTTAATATCCAGGGTTTTGAACGAAAAGTCCGTTACTCTGATTCATTGCATCTAATGGAATTGGGAAAACTTCATTTTTCCCTGTTTTAAATCCTTTAGCGCCTAAATAAGTAGCCGCCTGACCCGTTCTTACCAAGTCCGGGAATCTATCCATTTCCATAGCGAGTTCTACTCTTCTCTCCTGCCAAATTGCAGTTCTAAGTGCTCCTTGACTGGAAGCTGTCGTATTACCAAGCTGAGCTCTGTTTCTTACTTTATTAATATTAGTAGTTGCAGCAGCCGTATTACCTAATTCATTTGCAGCTTCTGCATTGATTAAAAGAATATCAGCAAATCTTAGAATTCTTATATTCTGAATAGAACCGTAACCACATGCATTATTATTTAAAGATGTTGGTACATATACTTTTTGGTTCCACATATTACCTGCCTGAGGGTCACCTTTCTTAATCAAATCTCCTTCAAGAGTGGTTTCACCTTCTCTTAAGATGCTCAATTCTTTTCTGATATCTCCTGGTTCAAATGCATTTTCTAACGCCTGAGTAGGTGTAAAGAAGCCCCATCCGAACTGATTTCTTACCCCTTGAACTTCTGCATACTGACTACCGCCAAATGCTGCAGAACATTCACAGTTAACCTCAAAAACAGATTCTGATCCAAATTCTCCAGCCGGTCTGAACAAATGATTAAAATCCGGATCTAATGAATATCCCATACCAATAACCTGATTAGAAGTATCATAAGCTTTTTGATAATCTTTCATATAAAGATATACTTTAGAAAGTAACCCTAAAGCTGCTCCTTTTGTTACTCTTCCACGATCTGCGGCAGAATAAGTCTGAGGTAAAACTTCAGAAGCTGCAAGAAGATCTGATACAATAAAATTATAAACTTCTGCTGTAGAATTTCTAGTTTTCAGATAGTTACCATCTGCAGGTAATCCATCATAAATCGGAACACCACCATAGATTCTTACCAAATTAAAATAGAAATAAGCTCTCAGCATTCTGGCTTCAGCTACCAATCTATTTTTAAGCGTGGCATCCATATTTATTTTCGGAACGTTTGTAATAACCTGGTTTGTTCTATTTACAGCCTGCCATTGTCCAATCCAATAGCCTCTTACTCCATCATCACTCACAGTGAAGGTAAAGTTGTCATATGCATTGATAAAAGATGCATCCCCAGGATTAGATCCTTTTTCTACATCATCACCAGTAACTCCAAATACAAATTGTGCAGGAAAGCCTGAGTTCTCCCAACTTCTTAAAAAGCTATAAATAGCACTGGTAGCCTGCATGGCATCATCTTGAGTTGTGAAGAAATTACTTGCATCCGTTTGTCCTTCATCTTTAATATCCACAAAATCATTATTACAACTTATGATTAAAGAAAGTATGGAGAGTGTTAAAAATATTTTTTTCATGATCTTTAATTAAAATGTTAAATTCATACCCATTGTATAAATAGCAGAGATTGGGTAAATATTATTATCAATTCCCATCTGTACTCTATCTGTATTTGTAATCTCTGGTGAGAAACCGTGATATTTAAAACTAGTCCATGGATTCTGTGCGCTTACATATAGTCTTAATTTTGTGATTGAAAGTGCTTTTGCAAATGCTTTTGGTAAATTATATCCAATCTGAACATTTCTTAATCTGATATAGCTACCATCTTCTACATAAAAACTATTTGGTAAAATGATAGACTGGTTGGAGGTAATCATTGCATTCGTATTAGAAGTACCCGCTCCATGCCATCTGTTATTATACATATCCAAATCCCATGTTTCGTTTCCAAAACGCTGTTCACGGTTATAGTTGTATATTTTGTTTCCAAATACACCTTGGAAATCAACAGCAATATCAAAATCATAGATATTAAAATTAACTCCAAAACCATAAGTTCCTTTAGGAATTGGACTTCCTAAGAATGTTTTATCTCTGGTATCAATGGTACCGTTACCATCCTGATCTGCAAATTTGAACCATCCTGCTTTTGCTCCAGGTTGTCCTGAAGCCGCAGCTTCTGCATCTGTCTGGAAAACACCCGCAACCTGATAACCATAATAAGAACCTACTGCCTGACCAGTCTGTAATCTTACAATAGAATTTCCGAATAAACTAGCTCCAGTTTCTAAATAAGATCCACCATAAACTGATGTAATTTCATTTTTAAGAGAAGTAAAGTTTCCATATATTCCAAAAGTAACATTATCACTAAGTTTAGTATTATAATTAACAGAAACTTCAAAACCTCTATTGTTAAAAGAGTAAGCATTAGTATAAAAATCTTTCCAGTTACTTGCACCAGAAACTGTTCCTTGCGTTATGGCAT is a genomic window containing:
- a CDS encoding prolyl oligopeptidase family serine peptidase, translating into MKLKLKYIPLLLLPFSLQLSGQEIKAELNQEIKRQEKISYILDYPQNAKGNVPLIVFLHGSGERGNNLDLVKAHSPFTYKNLIKEPVAILAPQCPEGSWWDTVTVYNLIKEIQKKYKIDASRIYLTGLSMGGWGTLKLAMEHPEMFAAVASVCAPTDQVMTANINQFKDLNMKIFHGGMDDIVLPANAFNFYQKLHPVNPSAELVIFPNDNHNSWDSAYSNPLLYEWMLSKKKQK
- a CDS encoding glucoamylase family protein, which produces MKRNVLSIAVTSLFFVYSCKNAPAAKQEVGKIEAVKSNITDEQLMDRVQKDALKYFWDYAEPNSMLGRERYHEDNIYPDNDKHVITTGGSGFGLATILVGTERGFVPRKEAVKRLTHIMDFLAKADRHKGAWPHWINGETGKTVPFGKKDNGGDLVETAFLTSGILMVREYFKNGNAEEKALAAKCDELWKGIQWNWYTKGGEKVLYWHWSPEYQWEMNFPLEGYNECLITYILAASSPTYSIDAETYYKGWTRNGTYLTDKTKYGLPLYVKHNYAEEYGGPLFWAQYSYIGLDPTGLSDKLVKNYFDINKNQTLIDYKYCVENPKQWKGYGPNYWGLTAGYTRNEDGSTGYTAHMPGNNDNGVITPTAALSSFPYTPKESMAFLRFIYTQKPEFIGSAGPYDATSVNYDNWFTPRYLAIDQGTIAPMIENYRSGFLWKLFMNAPEIQQGLKKLSFQSAKYGIK
- a CDS encoding RagB/SusD family nutrient uptake outer membrane protein, whose protein sequence is MKKIFLTLSILSLIISCNNDFVDIKDEGQTDASNFFTTQDDAMQATSAIYSFLRSWENSGFPAQFVFGVTGDDVEKGSNPGDASFINAYDNFTFTVSDDGVRGYWIGQWQAVNRTNQVITNVPKINMDATLKNRLVAEARMLRAYFYFNLVRIYGGVPIYDGLPADGNYLKTRNSTAEVYNFIVSDLLAASEVLPQTYSAADRGRVTKGAALGLLSKVYLYMKDYQKAYDTSNQVIGMGYSLDPDFNHLFRPAGEFGSESVFEVNCECSAAFGGSQYAEVQGVRNQFGWGFFTPTQALENAFEPGDIRKELSILREGETTLEGDLIKKGDPQAGNMWNQKVYVPTSLNNNACGYGSIQNIRILRFADILLINAEAANELGNTAAATTNINKVRNRAQLGNTTASSQGALRTAIWQERRVELAMEMDRFPDLVRTGQAATYLGAKGFKTGKNEVFPIPLDAMNQSNGLFVQNPGY